The proteins below are encoded in one region of Hordeum vulgare subsp. vulgare chromosome 3H, MorexV3_pseudomolecules_assembly, whole genome shotgun sequence:
- the LOC123439200 gene encoding uncharacterized protein LOC123439200, whose product MSSSASGSQKSWSCYGEVPMTRWLDCPRLDLLKRLTCVRSMRGNVGREFVKCESALHRWKDGKDLKECSHFEWMDKYIRDRGFLVEVLPPIQGLPIQAAPISTTVEEEISNGHRVNRPLEDFLVKRELQKLNKQLSQIVELKKRSNMMAEAFYVFFW is encoded by the exons atGTCCAGCTCCGCTTCTGGCTCCCAGAAGTCATGGTCGTGTTATGGAGAAGTCCCAATGACTAGATGGCTGGACTGCCCTCGCCTAGATCTATTGAAGCGCTTGACATGTGTGCGCTCGATGAGGGGCAATGTCGGTCGAGAATTTGTCAAATGCGAGAGCGCCCTGCATCGTTGGAAGGATGGGAAG GATTTGAAGGAATGCAGCCATTTTGAGTGGATGGATAAGTACATTAGGGATCGAGGGTTTCTAGTTGAAGTGTTACCTCCAATTCAGGGGCTTCCAATTCAGGCGGCTCCCATCTCGACTACTGTGGAGGAAGAGATCTCAAACGGGCACAGAGTCAATCGTCCATTGGAGGATTTTTTGGTGAAGAGGGAGTTGCAGAAATTGAACAAGCAGTTGAGCCAGATTGTGGAATTGAAAAAGCGGTCAAACATGATGGCCGAAGCATTTTATGTTTTTTTTTGGTGA